atttgaaggaatttatggtaaaagttacaccattttagcatttttttagtaGAAAGATGGAGCTTCATATATCCAAACCCTGTGCTTGGGACAGGGTGACAAttgtaaaataccaccataaaaccgctggaaaaatgtcaacctatactaatattaacatgaaattaatttgcacactgattgaggagtatctgtaacatttgcacaaccaacattgtcccagatgatcgcactactcgtcactttaaaccgcatacactccttgaagtctcagcgccctttgcacaatggtcattgcaccggactcattgcaatattagtcatttgaactgctctaagtgctagaggactctgcatctttttgcacaattgttttttgtcaatgtctttatgtctccaaagtgttctgtaaattgactgtctgttgtactagagcggctccaactaccggagacaaattccttgtgtgttttggacatacttggcaaataaagatgattctgattctgatacacatacacatataattaggcacgcccactgctggttattgaaagaatctatttaaatatattttttctttcaattttacATCAAGGATACAAAATGGCCTGTAATCAAATCAACAACCATATATGACTTTTCTACCTGAGttatgaaataaatgaagtttTCCACAATACTCAAATTCATTGAGATGTATTTTTATACACAAATATTGAAGGATGTGATAAAAGGCAAGAATAAATTAAGAGAAAagtgatgaataaaaaaaatacattttctatcaaatatttcccaaaaagttttcaatgacttatttttttcaaccatggtgttaaataatataatttccCATAAACAACAAAGCTGGGTTTGGAGCAAATCCCCATCTCCTGATAAATTTGGTATTTTTCCAAAGAATTTGTACCAAGAAGAAATGTCTTTATTCATCTTGATGGCgtccaaatgaataaaaatgttatttctgCATGTCAACCCAAAATATCTTCAAAACAAATGAcgagtgataaaaaaaaagaggatttcATTCCATAATTGGTAAAAGAGTATTCATTTTCAACTTGTAATCTTGATTCCATATGTATTTTCTGAATCTATTTGGTGCATGATTTTATATGAGTCCTCTTTAACGTTATTGATGAGACAATACCAGCCATCCACAATATCTTCCCATCGAGATTTCCCCCGACAGGCTCATTCCAGCACATTAGGCCACATGAGGCCAGTGAGCTTGAGCGTCACCGTGGCTGATCCTTATCCTGACCACCTGTTGCATCTTAGTGTTTTCTGCGGAGGCATGCTCAGATAAGAGCATGGAACCAAACCGCTGCAGAAAGCTGCCGAAGTGTGGTctgaaaatgacagaaaaagagGTACAGGCAATATGCTAAAGCAGGTGTTCACTAATCTTAGGTTGGGACTCTGTAAAATTATTAAGTGCACACTTGCATGTGGGCATGGAATTCTCCAGAGCTTCCCAGATTGCCACTGGAATCCTGTTACACTCCATGTCGATATCACAGTACTGGTGGATGTTGCTCGATGCCCAAGAAGGTTAAGGCCGTGCTGGAAAATAATGGTGGCcgcaaaaaatacagtattgctGTTTTgggcacaatttgaacattttcagcgAGGGGTGTTTTCACATTTGTTGCCATTGgtttagacattaatggctgtgtgttgagttattttgagggaAGACTACATTTTCActgttgtacatactgtacactaacTACAGTGTAGCTAagtgtcattatttcagtgttgtaccattatttacaaaaatgtgacacgTGAACTCCCGtttgtgacatactgtactatATAGGATCAACCACGATGTGTTTCTGTCCCTTCCCGTTGACAGTGATGAATGACATTGTCGGGACCATGTTCAGTAAAGCCTTCAAGGATGAACTTTTGAAACCTCAGCTGCTGTATTCACACAGGACAATGAAAGTCGTACTAACTCGCTTGGCGCACGTCTCGATCATGAAGCTGAAGACGGTCAGCACGGAGAAGGTAACAATCACGGTAGGTAACAACCGTTCTCAGTATGGAACACCAATGTAGGCTACTGTTACAATGATGAACATATTCAATGAATACCTCTATGACAGTGCCAATCAAAACTGATCATGAGAACAAATGAGCAACATAAAATTGGCAAAATCGTGCACATTTCCCAGGTTTAAcgtatgttttgtgtgttttcaaacaGCTCTACGAGCTGATGATCATGGCCTTCAAGTATCAAGTCTTCCACTGTCCGCGCCCTAATGACCTTCTGctcatctccatccatccatccattttctgagccgcttctcctcactagggtcgcgggcgtgctggagcctatcccagctgtcatcgggcaggaggcggggtacaccctgaactggttgccagccaatcgcagggcacatacaaacagacaaccattcgcactcatagtcacaactacgggcaatttagagtctccaatttatgcatgtttttgggatgtgggaggaaaccggagtgcccggagaaaacccacgcaggcacggggagaacatgcaaactccacacagtcggggccggggattgaacccgggtcctcagaactgtgaggctgacgctctaaccagtcagccaccgtgccgcctctgctCATCTCATACAATCATATCGACACCATCAGGGAATTTGTGAAAGACACTCCTGCCGTTGAGAACAAAGTGGATGAAACTCATAGGAAGATCATTGAGGTCGACCTGAGCCAGTCTGTTCAGAATTCAATGAACCCCCCGTGGTAAAGATATGGTCACAATATGTTCACAATAGCTGTAAACCCGCAATCTATTGCGACCTGATAAAACAAAcgatttaaagacattttaattgattaaacacactttttaaagtattccttagcacctgttctcacgcTCTCACTCGCACATTCTCCAAATAAGTGGCAAAGTGTGCTTGTTTCATGCTGTTtattttgtcactcccagttaaagtttactgtaaaactgaagcataaaacaaaagaattaaacaccaaaatgttcgaCCAAACCATATAGTTTCACCTATTGAAAGTCCACTAGCTAAATGCGAACATATAATGTGACATGCCATAGATGGGCCAACGGACATGAGCATAGGTTTTACGGTATCATAAACCttaaaacaactgctacttgaacagacacagagcagcaatacacacaaacagagcATGCAGTATATTATTACAGGCATATACAATATTCTCTCGACTTTCTGACAACCATAATTATTACTGGCTTTCTTGgcgaccttctctgcctctatCTTTATCCGTGTACTTACACTGAAGTagtgcaactctaaatttgtACACATTGAACCCACGCATATTTGGCATTCACCTAATTCACCTTTTTACGGACTTTATTTGAAACCTATCCTTTCTTACTcaatgtaaaacttttttttggtgctCAAACCAAAGCAGTGATAGtattactttggcaccatcttgtggcatcttggtgccaatgaactatgttgaagcgacttgaggagcttcattgagacaaatgtagtgctttgccaccatcttgtggcctcttggtgccaaggagcaacgtggaagtgagttgaggagtttcattgagATAAATGGAgtactttgctgccatcttgagtgacatataggcaattataaactgcCATTTTACAGTATGAAACATCCATGacttatttctttaaattggaGGTGTACTCGTCTATGACTTCGGGTGAATTCCAGCTTCTCCGACAAACGCTGCTCACATTCTTGCAGGACACGCACGTCCGCATGAGTTCCTTGCTATCTCAGTGAGCACTGAAATCagcagaaataaaaacactgcGTCCTTTCTCCACTGTGCTTTCTCATTCAGGTGTCCATTTTcctcaaaaacaaaatccagaaTCCCAACGGGCGTTTCGCCCTGTCAACCTCAGTGCCTCATGGAATGGATGTTCCTGGGATCATTCGGTGAGAACGTGTTGTTTTACGGAGGAATTTGGACTGTTTATCCGAAATGACCGTCATTTCTGTCGTGTATTTCAGGATATTTGACAATAAGGGACGACAAATGCAGcagagccggttctcctcaggTGGGAGTTACACCCTCCCCATAAAAGATGCATCATTTGGCCTACATGGCGACAGAATCATCAAACTGGGCGTGAACATGTCTGCACCATGCACCATGtcttatttaaatgtttacatgacACTACATGTGTGGATAACACTCTTccattaaaaattatattttaaattattataagcatattaataaaaagtatattttaaattattataagcCATtgcaacattatgcagtttgaacattgacactgctcaaatatagaaaaaaatagtGCTAATATGATTCATTTAAACTTTATTGCACAtaacttaaattaaaaaaaaaagttttaaaaacaaaccgttcttaaagactaaatgcaaatgtactgtactaaaaGGTTCAATTCAACTGAACTGGAGAGGAAGTGACAATTTCATATACCATGAGAGGGAGCCCACATCCCACTagtggtacaagtaccacacTTTAAGAAAAACTGCACTTTAagccccctccttgagccgtcaccttatcgtgctggagggatttgtgtgtcccaacgatcctaggagctaagttgtctggggctttatgcccctggcagggtcacccatgacaaacaggtccaaggtgagggacgagacaaagcacggctcaaagaccccttatgatgacgaaaAAAGATGGactttgttttcccttgcctggacgcggtcaccggggccccccactggagccagacctggtggtggggctcgaaggcgagtgcctggtgggtGGACCTGCACCCATGAGGcctggctgggcacagcccgaaagagtaacgtgggtcccccttcccatggactcaccacctgtgggaggggctattggggtcgggtgcagtgtgagctgggcggtggccgaaggcggggaccttggtgatccgatctaCAGaagctctagggacgtggaatgtcacctctttggcaggaaaggagcccgagctggtgtgtgaggtcgagaagttccgacgagatatagtcggactcgcctccacacacacctcgggctctggtaccagtcctctcgagaggggttggcctctcttccactctggagttgcccacggtgagaggcgccgagcaggtgcgggtatacttattttcccccggcttggcgcctggacgttggggttcaccgcggtggacgagagggtagcctccctccgccttcgggtggggggactggtcctgactgttgtttgtgccgatgcaccaaacagcagttcaaagtacccaccctttttggagtccttggaggcgGTGCTGGAGAGCGGTCCCGCTgggttctgctgggggacttcaatgctcacgtgggcaatgacagtgagacctggaagggcgtgattgggaagaacggcccccccccacccgttcagaacccgagcggtgttctgttattggacttctgtgctcgtcacggattgtccataacgaacaccatgtttaagcataaaggtgtccacacgtgcacttggcaccagcacaccctaggtcgcagttcaatgatcaactttgtggtcatgtcatcggacttgcggccgcatgtcttggacactcgggtgtagagaggggtggagctgtcaagtcatcaccacctggtgatgagttggttccgatggtgggggaagatgccggtccgacgtggcaggcccaaacatatagtgagggtctgctgggaacgtctgggagaatcccctgtcagaaggagtttcaactcccacctccgaatgaactttgctcatgttccggggaaggcgggggacatgttccgcgcctccactgctgaggcggccgaccggagctgtagccgtaaggtggtcggtgcctgtcgtggcgccaatccccgaacccgttggtggacaccaacggtgagggatgccgtcaagctgaagaaggagtcctatcgagcctttttggcctgtgggactcctgaagcagctgatgggtaccggctagccaagcggaatgcagctctggtggtcgctgaaggaAAAACTCGGGTAaaggaggagttcggtgaggtcatggagaaagactttcggacggcttcgaggaaattctggtccaccatccggcgtctcaggagaggaaagcagtgcaccaccaaaaCTGTGTAGAGTGGGGATGGgccgctgctgacctcgactcgggacattgtgagccggtgagaagaatacttcgaagacgtcctcaattccaccgacacgccttcccatgaggaagcagagtgtgggttctctgaggcgggctctcctatgtCTGGATTTGATCTTTGATATATCTCttgccaccgagaagctttttaactacctcggtggcaaggccctggggatggatgagattcgcccggatttcctaaaggctctggatgttgtggggctgtcctggttaacacgccgccgcaacatcgcgtggacatcggggacagtgcctctggattggcagactggggtggtggtccccctttttaagaagggggaccggagggtgtgttccaactacagggggatcacactggtcagcctccctggtaaggtctattctggggtgctggagaggagggtccgtcgggaagtcgaatctcagattcaggaggagcagtgtggttttcgtcctggccgtggaacagtggaccagctctacaccctcggcagggtcctcgagggtgcatgggagttcgcccaaccagtctacatgtgttttgtggacttggagaaggcgttcgaccgtgtccctcggggagtcctgtggagggtgcttcaggaatatggggtaccgaaccccctgatacgggctgttcggtccctgtacgaccggagtcagagtttggtccgcatatccggcagtaagtcggactcgttcccggtgagggttggactccgccaaggctgccctttgtcgccgattctgttcataacttttatggacagaatttctaggcgcagccaaggcgaagagggggtccggtttggtggcctcagtattgcatctctgctttttgctgatgatgtgattctgttggcttcatcaagccgtgagctccaactctcactggagcagttcgcagccgagtgtgaagcggctgggatgagaatcagcacctccaaatctgagaccatggtcctcagtcggaaaagggtggcgtgccctctccaggtcggggatgagatcctgccccaagtggaggagaccccggggacaacctggtgaagtgttccgggcacgtcccaccgggaggagaccccggggacgacccaggacacgctggagagactacgtccttcggctggcctgggaacgcctcgggatccctccggaagagctggatgaagtggctggggagagggaagtctgggcgtccctgctaaagctactgcccccgcgacccgacccggataagcggtagaaaatggatggatggatggatgattttatttgacattcatggtctgattaaaaaaataaataaaaaataaatcacaagttactcactagttactcagtacttgagtagttttctagtactttcttactcttactcaagtaattatttggaggactactttttactgaGACGAGTCACATTATTCTGACttgagtacagtatttggctTCTCTCGCCACCTCTGCGTACACTTAATCAGTCACTCTGATTAATTTTTGCTGTGGTTTGTACCGTTAACAGCAAAATATTGTGAAATGGCAGCCAGCAATACttgagaaaacatggaaacctGAGGTAAATACAAGAAATGTACCGCCATTTGGCATTTGTTTCAATTTCACAATATGTCTGAATGTATTACGGCTGTTAGATGAATTGAACCAATTTGTGATGTATTTGGCAAAAACGACCACCCACAACAGGACATGAACGGAGTGTCAtggatatatttgtatttttttccaagctAAAATCgctttgactgttgtttttaacattgtgGCTCCTAAAATGGTGCCTACATCGCAAGCCCCTTCGAGAAGACTCACCATATTGTCTCAGACGGTCAAAGGAggcgtttttattattttcctcgGGGTGTCATGTACAAAATGTCGGTCAAATTGGCCGTCAGTTAGCTAGCTCGCTCGTTAGCTTAGCCATCGCCGCTCTTTGAACTTGACACGTGACGTCACAAAGAGCACCCCAGTCTTGGCCGTGTGATTGGCGGGTTGACTTATTTTAGGGCGGTCCTAATAATGGGAAAGACATAAATACCAAGTGACCAAGAAAAGCCCGTTCCGAGTGTAATGATGGATAACCGACGGTTGGAAACCATTTGGGAAGTGGTGAGCGCGGACTCGGGCAAGATGCTGAACTAACGAGAGCAGGTTGGAGACGATTCATACATAAATCTCAAATGCGCACATGGACATTTTTGGAACATGTGAAATGTGATTCCATACTGTAATAATTAAACTTAATCCATAGACACAAGTTCCTGTTTTTTTCTCTGGGGGGGTTGTGGGTCACAAGCCACTTAGGTTTAAGAAAGTCATTGACTAAAGCTTTGTTTctgaatatgtatttttattatttgctaaataatGTACTGTGTGCTCCTGTTACACCGACATTTGCTCATTGGGGATACAATATTATCCTATCTTAAATCATGTTTTATGGTGCTTCTTATTCTGCTGTTGAGGAATTTTAGTTACTTGTTACAACTGAGTAGTAATAAAAAGTACGTtaataacaatttttttttgcaggtcagCGCCGCACCGTCGGTGGTGAGATTAAGACAGAACTTTTCCGAGCTGGTGCCGGGCCCAGTTCGCCATCCTCCTCGACCTTCGCCAGCGAATTCAAAGTACGTATTCTCTTTAAAATGTCTTTCCTGGCACATGCATACAGAGGTGACATGCTGATGCTTTGTTTTCTCATTAGCACGAAGAGGAGGAAATGCGGGGACACGTCCACCGTCAAAAAACCTCCGAACGGATTCCTGATTTCCATGAAGGAGCAGCGTTTCAGCCTTTTGTGAAGGCCGCTGCGCCACGGCAAGACAGCGCCGCTGTCAACAAGGTCCTGGGGCAAATGGTGAGTTGTGTTTGCGACAAACGACCTCGTCGCTTGTCTGGTGTTGTTCTGCATGTGTGCGATGACACTTTGGTGATGTCCACAGTGGAAGTCGCTGATACTTCCAAGAATCTGAGCGGCTCAGTCGGATCCACGCCACCAGGTACCCGGACTGGATTTACAGAGACAACTACGTGAGTCCCAGATTCATTTAGTTATAATACAGTGGAGCAACAAAAGTCAAGAATAAtttctcaaatgttttgtgtgcgATGACtccatgctttttgttttgtttttgtttactgcaaaaagcaaaagagAAAGTGGGGCAGTGCAGCCACCAGCGTAAATCATCTGACCggtaagtacagtatatctaaGTATTTTTTAGTTTATATAAATCTGCCCAAAGCCTACTACGTCGCTCTGAAATTCTGccttaacaaaaataatgtatcatataattatatcatattaat
This is a stretch of genomic DNA from Phycodurus eques isolate BA_2022a chromosome 20, UOR_Pequ_1.1, whole genome shotgun sequence. It encodes these proteins:
- the LOC133396152 gene encoding protein OSCP1-like, whose protein sequence is MRPKAAEVWSENDRKRVMNDIVGTMFSKAFKDELLKPQLLYSHRTMKVVLTRLAHVSIMKLKTVSTEKLYELMIMAFKYQVFHCPRPNDLLLISYNHIDTIREFVKDTPAVENKVDETHRKIIEVYSSMTSGEFQLLRQTLLTFLQDTHVRVSIFLKNKIQNPNGRFALSTSVPHGMDVPGIIRIFDNKGRQMQQSRFSSGGSYTLPIKDASFGLHGDRIIKLGVNIARATAHGALNGGFVSSILLGDTDFGGSALSLDVGPEVDLTAALYRQLEALEAEEAAGSEHRL